In Haliotis asinina isolate JCU_RB_2024 chromosome 16, JCU_Hal_asi_v2, whole genome shotgun sequence, the following are encoded in one genomic region:
- the LOC137267699 gene encoding polypeptide N-acetylgalactosaminyltransferase 5-like encodes MRKKVSVLFVLLLLTLTCNYIWVARTAFKRNAFASTFVENYHRVDFPDIPNITLVYSMLGLQHPGVNGTAVVVDVEKLPKGEAERFKRSIKEREYSSYISSLIPLHRSLPDIRLKECHSLYTDLNLPETSVVIIFHNEHWSVLLRTIHSIMDNTPPHLIKEIILVDDASTDKVLKEPLEEYVSRFSKVQLLRVESRQGLIRARMIGFEQSTAPVAVFMDAHCECFPGWLEPMVTRIAENDSIVTTPLIHGVNPWNFGIDLTKDIRLQWVSFPELRFAWMRVPQREQNRRKRPTDTYHSPAMVGCVFAVSQRWFRKLGQYDPGLEVWGAENTELSLKTWMCGGGLELVPCSNVGHMYHPHKYYDTNPPFFSRNIARIANVWVDSYNIFARNFDGSLADIGDISDRVKLRQDLRCHSFKWYLTNVSPESYIVGDGIYTGEVRNVGLRTFCIDDAHGSKKLESPIALLPCHGKLGNQLWDYTELREIKNYMFCFQEATGPVAIAICDEDQMKQKWRYDPSADGHGPVVSASGLCLSVDTTQMIVITETCNNTAVQLWRWGKRREPRTWKLEN; translated from the coding sequence ATGCGGAAGAAGGTTTCAGTGCTATTTGTCCTGTTACTTTTGACGCTCACCTGTAACTATATCTGGGTTGCAAGAACAGCTTTTAAACGAAATGCCTTTGCAAGTACATTTGTCGAAAACTATCACCGCGTTGATTTCCCTGATATTCCGaatattacacttgtgtattCTATGTTGGGGTTACAACATCCAGGAGTCAACGGCACTGCGGTGGTAGTAGATGTAGAGAAGTTGCCCAAAGGTGAAGCTGAGAGATTCAAGAGGAGTATTAAAGAGAGGgagtattccagttacatcagCAGTCTCATACCTCTCCACAGATCTCTGCCTGATATCCGTCTTAAAGAATGTCACTCTCTGTACACAGACCTCAATCTCCCTGAAACCAGTGTGGTCATTATATTCCACAACGAGCACTGGTCAGTCCTGCTTCGGACTATCCACAGCATCATGGACAATACCCCGCCTCATCTCATCAAGGAGATCATCTTAGTGGACGATGCATCTACAGACAAGGTTCTGAAGGAACCGTTAGAGGAGTATGTCTCCCGATTCAGCAAGGTGCAGCTACTGCGAGTTGAGTCCAGACAGGGCTTGATAAGAGCACGGATGATTGGTTTTGAACAGTCTActgctcctgtagcagtgttcATGGACGCACATTGTGAATGTTTTCCTGGCTGGCTGGAACCAATGGTGACAAGAATTGCTGAAAATGATTCGATAGTCACTACTCCTTTGATTCACGGTGTTAACCCATGGAACTTCGGTATTGACCTGACAAAGGATATCCGATTGCAGTGGGTGTCTTTCCCAGAACTACGATTTGCATGGATGAGGGTTCCACAGCGAGAACAAAATAGACGGAAACGACCAACAGACACCTACCATTCTCCTGCAATGGTAGGATGCGTATTTGCTGTCAGTCAAAGATGGTTTCGGAAGCTGGGACAATATGACCCCGGCCTGGAGGTGTGGGGTGCGGAGAACACGGAACTCTCCCTAAAAACCTGGATGTGCGGGGGAGGGCTGGAGTTAGTCCCCTGCTCCAATGTTGGCCACATGTATCATCCACATAAATACTACGACACCAATCCGCCTTTCTTCAGTCGAAACATTGCCAGAATCGCCAACGTCTGGGTGGACAGCTACAACATCTTCGCCCGCAACTTCGACGGCAGTTTGGCTGATATCGGCGACATCTCTGACAGGGTTAAGCTTCGACAGGATCTGCGCTGTCATTCCTTTAAATGGTACCTTACCAATGTCAGCCCTGAGTCTTACATTGTTGGAGATGGGATATATACTGGCGAGGTGCGAAATGTTGGCTTGAGAACGTTTTGCATTGATGACGCTCATGGGAGTAAGAAGTTGGAATCACCCATTGCTTTACTTCCGTGCCACGGGAAGCTAGGGAACCAACTATGGGACTACACAGAACTCAGGGAAATCAAGAACtatatgttttgtttccagGAAGCTACGGGACCTGTTGCCATAGCAATATGTGACGAAGATCAGATGAAGCAGAAGTGGCGTTATGATCCATCTGCTGATGGACATGGTCCAGTTGTGTCGGCCAGTGGCCTCTGCCTAAGTGTGGACACCACCCAAATGATTGTTATCACCGAGACATGTAATAACACCGCTGTCCAGTTGTGGCGGTGGGGAAAGAGACGCGAACCCCGTACATGGAAACTGGAAAACTAA
- the LOC137267698 gene encoding polypeptide N-acetylgalactosaminyltransferase 5-like: MLTRELSDPLARLHHPDDPNVKLVFAQMDLMDPGVNGTGLILNVTKLPKDEAKKFQRSFEQMEYSSYISSLIPLHRSLPDIRLKGCHSLYTDLNLPETSVVIIFHNEHWSVLLRTIHSIMDNTPPHLIKEIILVDDASTDKVLKEPLEEYVSRFSKMQLLRAESRQGLIRARMVGFEQSTAPVAVFMDAHWECFPGWLEPMVTRIAQNQSIITTPNLHGVNSESFQIIRWGQRKSLGIPVLTFPNLFFTWSVMSEVEWKTRKRETDPVRSPAMVGCVFAVSRNWFKKIGMFDPGLEIWGGENTELSVKTWLCGGGLEIIPCSNVAHMYHPHRPSKESDIRYKRNIARVSNVWLDKYKYFTDNYDGSIVDYGDISDRIALRDSLQCHQFEFYLTHVYPDQFIPGNGIYTGPIRNVVVSSHCLDSGGKKNRDSVDILLYSCHGQGNQLWDFTKHHEIRTGGQCLDSGYRRNVVMRNCNGQRGNQEWHVVSLDGHLLLQSHGYCISVTKNKSALVLEKCHNSRSLLQLWTWKKNTKPWIS; this comes from the coding sequence ATGTTAACTCGGGAATTATCAGATCCTTTGGCACGTCTTCACCATCCCGACGATCCCAATGTGAAACTCGTGTTTGCCCAAATGGACCTGATGGATCCAGGGGTCAATGGTACAGGATTGATATTAAATGTCACGAAACTTCCCAAAGACGAAGCCAAGAAGTTTCAAAGGAGTTTCGAGCAGATGGAGTACTCCAGTTACATCAGCAGTCTCATACCTCTCCACAGATCTCTGCCTGATATCCGTCTTAAAGGATGCCACtcgctgtacacagacctcaaCCTCCCTGAAACCAGTGTGGTCATTATCTTCCACAACGAGCACTGGTCAGTCCTGCTTCGGACTATCCACAGCATCATGGACAATACCCCGCCTCATCTCATCAAGGAGATCATCTTAGTGGACGATGCATCTACAGACAAGGTTCTGAAGGAACCGTTGGAGGAGTATGTCTCCCGATTCAGCAAGATGCAGCTACTGCGAGCTGAGTCCAGACAGGGCTTGATAAGAGCACGGATGGTTGGTTTTGAACAGTCTActgctcctgtagcagtgttcATGGACGCACATTGGGAATGTTTTCCTGGCTGGCTGGAACCAATGGTGACAAGGATTGCCCAAAATCAGAGTATTATAACTACCCCTAACCTTCACGGAGTAAATTCTGAAAGCTTTCAAATAATCAGATGGGGGCAGAGAAAGAGTCTGGGAATACCTGTTCTCACCTTCCCCAATCTTTTTTTCACCTGGTCCGTCATGTCAGAAGTGGAGTGGAAGACGAGAAAACGGGAGACTGACCCAGTTCGATCTCCAGCTATGGTTGGATGTGTCTTTGCCGTCAGTAGGAATTGGTTCAAGAAAATTGGAATGTTtgatcctggtttggaaatctGGGGCGGGGAGAATACCGAGTTATCTGTCAAGACATGGCTCTGTGGAGGTGGACTGGAGATTATTCCCTGTTCAAATGTGGCGCACATGTACCATCCTCATCGACCATCGAAGGAAAGTGACATCAGGTACAAAAGAAACATTGCTCGAGTGTCCAATGTATGGTTggacaaatacaaatattttacagacaaTTACGACGGTAGCATCGTTGATTATGGCGACATTTCGGATAGGATAGCTCTCAGAGATTCGCTGCAATGTCATCAATTTGAGTTTTATTTGACACATGTTTATCCCGATCAGTTCATCCCAGGAAACGGTATTTACACAGGGCCCATACGAAATGTGGTGGTTTCTTCCCACTGCCTCGACTCAGGAGGCAAAAAGAATAGGGATTCCGTGGACATTTTGTTGTATTCTTGCCATGGGCAAGGAAATCAGCTGTGGGATTTCACAAAACATCATGAGATTAGAACAGGAGGACAGTGTTTAGATTCAGGATATCGAAGGAACGTTGTGATGCGGAACTGTAACGGTCAGAGAGGCAACCAGGAGTGGCACGTGGTCAGTCTGGATGGTCACTTGCTGCTCCAATCTCATGGATATTGTATTAGTGTTACCAAAAATAAGTCTGCTCTTGTCTTGGAGAAATGCCACAATTCTCGATCTTTACTACAACTGTGGACATGGAAGAAAAATACGAAACCTTGGATTTCTTGA